A part of Chanos chanos chromosome 9, fChaCha1.1, whole genome shotgun sequence genomic DNA contains:
- the slc12a5b gene encoding solute carrier family 12 member 5b isoform X1, whose product MALFEEEMDTSPMVSSLLSSLANYSNLPQGSKEHEEAENNEESRKKPIQAPRMGTVMGVYLPCLQNILGVILFLRMTWLVGIGGVLGTFTIVFMCCSTTMLTAISMSAIATNGVVPAGGSYYMISRSLGPEFGGAVGICFYLGTTFAGAMYILGCIEILLIYIVPQAAIFKIEGLEGAEAEAALLNNMRVYGTIVLSFMALVVFVGVKYVNKLALVFLACVILSIVAVYGGVIKSSFDPPDFPICVLGNRTLVTKGFDVCAKTIERGNGTVTTKLWRIFCDSEFLNATCDEYFTNNNVTQIQGIPGVTSGILAENLFGNYLEKGDIIEKRGVPSVADPDAPITNANRYVLADITSFFTLLVGIYFPSVTGIMAGSNRSGDLQDAQKSIPIGTILAITTTSIIYMSSVVLFGACVEGVVLRDKFGEGVNGNLVIGTLAWPSPWVIVFGSFFSTCGAGLQSLTGAPRLLQAIARDGIIPFLRVFGHGKANGEPTWALLLTASICEIGIIIASLDAVAPILSMFFLMCYMFVNLACALQTLLRTPNWRPRFKFYHWALSFLGMSLCLSLMFICSWYYAIVAMGIAGCIYKYIEFCGAEKEWGDGIRGISLSAARFALMRLEEGPPHTKNWRPQILVLVGLDAEQNVEQPRLLSLTNQLKAGKGLTIVGACVEGTYLNNYAEAQKGEQSLRKLMETEKVKGFSQVVISSNLRDATSHLIQAGGLGGLQHNTVLVSWPRNWKQAEDHSRWRNFIEIVRETTAAHLALLVPKNISAYPSNGERFTEGHIDVWWIVHDGGMLMLLPFLLRQHKVWRKCKMRIFTVAQMDDNSIQMKKDLITFLYHLRLDAEVEVVEMQDSDISAYTYEKTLVMEQRSQILKEMHLTKNEREREIQSITDVSRGSIRRKNPSNLHNQKSITEEPAGVSGEEKPEEESVRLSRLRQVQLIQGKNTTPTPTSPASPTTPTPGTMTPGEEVQMTWTDNGEKAKNAAVANPEGIKDMFNMKPEWENLNQSNVRRMHHATKLNEVIVKKSQEAKLVLLNMPGPPKNRKGEETYMEFLEVLTEGLNRVLLVRGGGREVITIYS is encoded by the exons atggctctgtttgaG GAGGAAATGGACACCAGTCCAATGGTGTCCTCTCTGCTCAGCAGCCTGGCAAACTACTCCAATCTGCCTCAGGGCAGCAAGGAGCATGAGGAGGCAGAGAACAATGAAGAGTCACGCAAGAAACCAATACAA GCTCCTCGTATGGGCACGGTGATGGGTGTGTACCTGCCGTGTCTGCAGAACATTCTGGGtgtcatcctcttcctcaggaTGACCTGGCTCGTTGGCATCGGAGGCGTCCTGGGCACTTTCACTATTGTCTTCATGTGCTGCTCCACA accatGCTGACTGCTATTTCTATGAGCGCTATTGCCACAAATGGAGTTGTGCCAG CGGGTGGTTCCTATTACATGATTTCTCGTTCTCTGGGTCCGGAGTTTGGTGGTGCGGTGGGCATCTGTTTCTACTTGGGCACCACCTTCGCTGGAGCCATGTACATCCTTGGATGCATCGAGATTTTACTG ATCTACATCGTACCTCAGGCAGCAATTTTTAAAATTGAgggactggagggagctgaggCTGAGGCAGCTTTGCTGAATAACATGCGTGTTTACGGCACCATTGTGCTGAGCTTCATGGCGTTGGTGGTCTTCGTTGGCGTGAAGTACGTCAACAAGCTGGCCCTGGTCTTCCTTGCCTGTGTCATCCTCTCCATCGTGGCTGTCTATGGAGGGGTCATCAAAAGCTCCTTTGACCCTCCAGACTTTCC aATCTGTGTCCTTGGTAACCGGACACTGGTGACAAAGGGTTTCGATGTGTGTGCCAAAACCATCGAGCGCGGCAATGGCACGGTCACCACCAAACTCTGGAGAATTTTCTGTGACTCAGAATTCCTCAATGCCACGTGTGACGAATACTTTACCAACAACAACGTGACACAGATCCAGGGAATTCCCGGAGTCACCAGTGGTATTCTAGCAG AGAATCTCTTTGGGAATTACTTGGAGAAAGGTGACATCATTGAGAAGCGCGGCGTGCCATCTGTGGCCGATCCAGATGCTCCCATCACTAACGCCAACCGCTATGTCCTGGCCGACATCACCAGCTTCTTCACCCTGCTGGTGGGCATCTACTTCCCCTCCGTCACAG gaaTCATGGCTGGCTCTAACCGTTCCGGTGATCTTCAGGATGCTCAGAAGTCTATTCCGATTGGCACCATCTTGGCCAtcaccaccacctccatcaTCT ACATGTCATCTGTGGTTCTGTTTGGAGCCTGTGTGGAGGGAGTGGTCCTGAGAGACAA GTTTGGGGAAGGTGTCAATGGAAACCTGGTCATTGGCACATTGGCTTGGCCTTCCCCCTGGGTTATTGTGTTTGGCTCTTTTTTCTCCACCTGTGGGGCGGGGCTTCAGAGTCTGACAGGTGCACCACGCCTCCTCCAGGCTATTGCTCGTGATGGCATTATTCCTTTTCTCagg GTGTTTGGTCATGGCAAAGCTAACGGGGAACCCACCTGGGCCCTGCTCCTGACGGCCAGTATCTGTGAGATAGGCATAATCATTGCCTCTCTGGACGCTGTCGCTCCCATCCTCTCCAT gTTCTTCCTCATGTGTTACATGTTTGTGAATCTGGCCTGTGCTCTCCAGACTCTTCTCAGGACGCCCAACTGGAGACCACGCTTCAAATTCTATCACTG GGCTCTGTCATTCCTGGGCATGagcttgtgtctctctctgatgttcaTCTGCTCTTGGTACTACGCTATCGTCGCCATGGGAATAGCTGGCTGCATCTACAAATATATTGAGTTCTGTGG GGCAGAGAAGGAGTGGGGTGATGGTATTCGTGGAATCTCTCTCAGCGCTGCTCGCTTTGCCCTGATGAGACTGGAGGAAGGACCTCCACACACCAAGAACTGGAG gcctcaGATTCTGGTTCTGGTCGGTCTTGATGCGGAGCAGAATGTGGAACAGCCGCGGTTGCTGTCATTGACTAATCAGCTGAAGGCGGGTAAAGGCCTGACCATTGTTGGCGCCTGTGTTGAGGGCACTTATCTGAACAACTACGCTGAGGCCCAGAAAGGAGAACAG tcccTGCGGAAgctgatggagacagagaaggtgaAGGGATTCAGCCAGGTGGTGATCTCCTCTAACTTGCGAGATGCTACATCTCACCTGATCCAGGCAGGTGGACTGGGAGGCTTACAGCACAACACCGTACTGGTCAGCTGGCCCCGCAACTGGAAACAGGCTGAGGACCATTCACGCTGGAGGAACTTCATCG AAATCGTCAGAGAGACGACAGCAGCCCACTTGGCCCTGCTGGTCCCTAAGAACATCTCGGCATACCCGTCCAATGGCGAGCGCTTTACCGAAGGCCACATTGACGTTTGGTGGATTGTCCATGACGGGGGAATGCTTATGCTTCTCCCCTTCCTGCTACGACAGCACAAG GTGTGGAGGAAGTGTAAGATGCGGATCTTCACAGTTGCTCAGATGGACGACAACAGCATTCAGATGAAGAAAGACCTTATCACTTTCCTCTATCACCTGCGACTGGACGCCGAGGTGGAGGTAGTGGAGATG CAAGACAGTGATATCTCAGCCTACACCTATGAGAAGACCCTGGTCATGGAGCAAAGGTCTCAGATCCTGAAGGAGATGCACCTCACCAAGAATGAACGTGAAAGAGAG ATTCAGAGCATCACTGATGTGTCTCGTGGGTCAATTCGCCGGAAGAATCCGTCCAACCTGCACAATCAGAAGAGTATTACGGAGGAACCAGCTGGAGTGAGCGGAGAGGAGAAACCTGAAGAGGAG tctgtccgTCTCTCCCGTCTTCGGCAGGTGCAGCTCATCCAAGGGAAGAACACCACGCCCACACCCACCAGCCCCGCCTCCCCAACCACCCCGACCCCTGGAACCATGACCCCCGGTGAGGAGGTGCAGATGACCTGGACAGATAATGGGGAGAAGGCCAAGAATGCTGCTGTGGCTAACCCAGAGGGCATCAAGGACATGTTTAACATGAAACC CGAATGGGAAAACCT GAATCAGTCCAACGTAAGACGCATGCACCACGCTACGAAACTCAATGAAGTCATTGTGAAGAAGTCACAAGAGGCAAAACTAGTCCTGCTCAATATGCCAGGGCCACCCAAGAATCGCAAAGGAGAAGAAACCT ATATGGAGTTCCTTGAGGTCCTGACTGAGGGTCTGAATAGGGTCCTCCTCGTTCGTGGGGGTGGACGTGAAGTTATTACCATTTACTCTTGA
- the slc12a5b gene encoding solute carrier family 12 member 5b isoform X2 — MALFEEEMDTSPMVSSLLSSLANYSNLPQGSKEHEEAENNEESRKKPIQAPRMGTVMGVYLPCLQNILGVILFLRMTWLVGIGGVLGTFTIVFMCCSTTMLTAISMSAIATNGVVPAGGSYYMISRSLGPEFGGAVGICFYLGTTFAGAMYILGCIEILLIYIVPQAAIFKIEGLEGAEAEAALLNNMRVYGTIVLSFMALVVFVGVKYVNKLALVFLACVILSIVAVYGGVIKSSFDPPDFPICVLGNRTLVTKGFDVCAKTIERGNGTVTTKLWRIFCDSEFLNATCDEYFTNNNVTQIQGIPGVTSGILAENLFGNYLEKGDIIEKRGVPSVADPDAPITNANRYVLADITSFFTLLVGIYFPSVTGIMAGSNRSGDLQDAQKSIPIGTILAITTTSIIYMSSVVLFGACVEGVVLRDKFGEGVNGNLVIGTLAWPSPWVIVFGSFFSTCGAGLQSLTGAPRLLQAIARDGIIPFLRVFGHGKANGEPTWALLLTASICEIGIIIASLDAVAPILSMFFLMCYMFVNLACALQTLLRTPNWRPRFKFYHWALSFLGMSLCLSLMFICSWYYAIVAMGIAGCIYKYIEFCGAEKEWGDGIRGISLSAARFALMRLEEGPPHTKNWRPQILVLVGLDAEQNVEQPRLLSLTNQLKAGKGLTIVGACVEGTYLNNYAEAQKGEQSLRKLMETEKVKGFSQVVISSNLRDATSHLIQAGGLGGLQHNTVLVSWPRNWKQAEDHSRWRNFIEIVRETTAAHLALLVPKNISAYPSNGERFTEGHIDVWWIVHDGGMLMLLPFLLRQHKVWRKCKMRIFTVAQMDDNSIQMKKDLITFLYHLRLDAEVEVVEMQDSDISAYTYEKTLVMEQRSQILKEMHLTKNEREREIQSITDVSRGSIRRKNPSNLHNQKSITEEPAGVSGEEKPEEEVQLIQGKNTTPTPTSPASPTTPTPGTMTPGEEVQMTWTDNGEKAKNAAVANPEGIKDMFNMKPEWENLNQSNVRRMHHATKLNEVIVKKSQEAKLVLLNMPGPPKNRKGEETYMEFLEVLTEGLNRVLLVRGGGREVITIYS, encoded by the exons atggctctgtttgaG GAGGAAATGGACACCAGTCCAATGGTGTCCTCTCTGCTCAGCAGCCTGGCAAACTACTCCAATCTGCCTCAGGGCAGCAAGGAGCATGAGGAGGCAGAGAACAATGAAGAGTCACGCAAGAAACCAATACAA GCTCCTCGTATGGGCACGGTGATGGGTGTGTACCTGCCGTGTCTGCAGAACATTCTGGGtgtcatcctcttcctcaggaTGACCTGGCTCGTTGGCATCGGAGGCGTCCTGGGCACTTTCACTATTGTCTTCATGTGCTGCTCCACA accatGCTGACTGCTATTTCTATGAGCGCTATTGCCACAAATGGAGTTGTGCCAG CGGGTGGTTCCTATTACATGATTTCTCGTTCTCTGGGTCCGGAGTTTGGTGGTGCGGTGGGCATCTGTTTCTACTTGGGCACCACCTTCGCTGGAGCCATGTACATCCTTGGATGCATCGAGATTTTACTG ATCTACATCGTACCTCAGGCAGCAATTTTTAAAATTGAgggactggagggagctgaggCTGAGGCAGCTTTGCTGAATAACATGCGTGTTTACGGCACCATTGTGCTGAGCTTCATGGCGTTGGTGGTCTTCGTTGGCGTGAAGTACGTCAACAAGCTGGCCCTGGTCTTCCTTGCCTGTGTCATCCTCTCCATCGTGGCTGTCTATGGAGGGGTCATCAAAAGCTCCTTTGACCCTCCAGACTTTCC aATCTGTGTCCTTGGTAACCGGACACTGGTGACAAAGGGTTTCGATGTGTGTGCCAAAACCATCGAGCGCGGCAATGGCACGGTCACCACCAAACTCTGGAGAATTTTCTGTGACTCAGAATTCCTCAATGCCACGTGTGACGAATACTTTACCAACAACAACGTGACACAGATCCAGGGAATTCCCGGAGTCACCAGTGGTATTCTAGCAG AGAATCTCTTTGGGAATTACTTGGAGAAAGGTGACATCATTGAGAAGCGCGGCGTGCCATCTGTGGCCGATCCAGATGCTCCCATCACTAACGCCAACCGCTATGTCCTGGCCGACATCACCAGCTTCTTCACCCTGCTGGTGGGCATCTACTTCCCCTCCGTCACAG gaaTCATGGCTGGCTCTAACCGTTCCGGTGATCTTCAGGATGCTCAGAAGTCTATTCCGATTGGCACCATCTTGGCCAtcaccaccacctccatcaTCT ACATGTCATCTGTGGTTCTGTTTGGAGCCTGTGTGGAGGGAGTGGTCCTGAGAGACAA GTTTGGGGAAGGTGTCAATGGAAACCTGGTCATTGGCACATTGGCTTGGCCTTCCCCCTGGGTTATTGTGTTTGGCTCTTTTTTCTCCACCTGTGGGGCGGGGCTTCAGAGTCTGACAGGTGCACCACGCCTCCTCCAGGCTATTGCTCGTGATGGCATTATTCCTTTTCTCagg GTGTTTGGTCATGGCAAAGCTAACGGGGAACCCACCTGGGCCCTGCTCCTGACGGCCAGTATCTGTGAGATAGGCATAATCATTGCCTCTCTGGACGCTGTCGCTCCCATCCTCTCCAT gTTCTTCCTCATGTGTTACATGTTTGTGAATCTGGCCTGTGCTCTCCAGACTCTTCTCAGGACGCCCAACTGGAGACCACGCTTCAAATTCTATCACTG GGCTCTGTCATTCCTGGGCATGagcttgtgtctctctctgatgttcaTCTGCTCTTGGTACTACGCTATCGTCGCCATGGGAATAGCTGGCTGCATCTACAAATATATTGAGTTCTGTGG GGCAGAGAAGGAGTGGGGTGATGGTATTCGTGGAATCTCTCTCAGCGCTGCTCGCTTTGCCCTGATGAGACTGGAGGAAGGACCTCCACACACCAAGAACTGGAG gcctcaGATTCTGGTTCTGGTCGGTCTTGATGCGGAGCAGAATGTGGAACAGCCGCGGTTGCTGTCATTGACTAATCAGCTGAAGGCGGGTAAAGGCCTGACCATTGTTGGCGCCTGTGTTGAGGGCACTTATCTGAACAACTACGCTGAGGCCCAGAAAGGAGAACAG tcccTGCGGAAgctgatggagacagagaaggtgaAGGGATTCAGCCAGGTGGTGATCTCCTCTAACTTGCGAGATGCTACATCTCACCTGATCCAGGCAGGTGGACTGGGAGGCTTACAGCACAACACCGTACTGGTCAGCTGGCCCCGCAACTGGAAACAGGCTGAGGACCATTCACGCTGGAGGAACTTCATCG AAATCGTCAGAGAGACGACAGCAGCCCACTTGGCCCTGCTGGTCCCTAAGAACATCTCGGCATACCCGTCCAATGGCGAGCGCTTTACCGAAGGCCACATTGACGTTTGGTGGATTGTCCATGACGGGGGAATGCTTATGCTTCTCCCCTTCCTGCTACGACAGCACAAG GTGTGGAGGAAGTGTAAGATGCGGATCTTCACAGTTGCTCAGATGGACGACAACAGCATTCAGATGAAGAAAGACCTTATCACTTTCCTCTATCACCTGCGACTGGACGCCGAGGTGGAGGTAGTGGAGATG CAAGACAGTGATATCTCAGCCTACACCTATGAGAAGACCCTGGTCATGGAGCAAAGGTCTCAGATCCTGAAGGAGATGCACCTCACCAAGAATGAACGTGAAAGAGAG ATTCAGAGCATCACTGATGTGTCTCGTGGGTCAATTCGCCGGAAGAATCCGTCCAACCTGCACAATCAGAAGAGTATTACGGAGGAACCAGCTGGAGTGAGCGGAGAGGAGAAACCTGAAGAGGAG GTGCAGCTCATCCAAGGGAAGAACACCACGCCCACACCCACCAGCCCCGCCTCCCCAACCACCCCGACCCCTGGAACCATGACCCCCGGTGAGGAGGTGCAGATGACCTGGACAGATAATGGGGAGAAGGCCAAGAATGCTGCTGTGGCTAACCCAGAGGGCATCAAGGACATGTTTAACATGAAACC CGAATGGGAAAACCT GAATCAGTCCAACGTAAGACGCATGCACCACGCTACGAAACTCAATGAAGTCATTGTGAAGAAGTCACAAGAGGCAAAACTAGTCCTGCTCAATATGCCAGGGCCACCCAAGAATCGCAAAGGAGAAGAAACCT ATATGGAGTTCCTTGAGGTCCTGACTGAGGGTCTGAATAGGGTCCTCCTCGTTCGTGGGGGTGGACGTGAAGTTATTACCATTTACTCTTGA